CTTGCTTTTCAAGGGCTGCCTCTGCGGCAATGAGGGATTTTTCTCTTGAGTCTACGGTTTCGCCTCCAGCGGCTGGTAAAGCTTATTTTTAATTATATATGATTCCACCGAATGGGGCAATAAATTTTTCGTCTGTTTCCCGCGGCTTAGGAGAATCCGAATCTGGGTAGAAGACGCCTCGCAATGGGGAACATACAAAAGGTGCACCTGTTTTCCGGAGGACAGGGGAATATCCACCTGAGTCATCTTTTGCAGGTCCAATTGATGCAGTGTTTCCTCGGGAACCTGGGGGATCAGGGGAACCTGGATCACGTCCTTAAATTTAAACCCTTTTCTGGAAAGAACAATAAAATGGCAAAGGGAAAAAAGCTTTTCCGGATTTTTCCAGGTCCCGATTTCCAAAAAAGCATCCAGTCCCAACATGAAAAACAGATGATCCCCATCATAATCGGAAGCGGTTAACTTTTCAAGGGTATCCACGGCATAGGATTTCCCCGGTCGTTTGACCTCCACTTCCGAAACCGAAAATTCCCGAAAGGGTTGAATGGCCAAACGGATCATCTCCAACCGGTGCTTGGAATCCAATATGGTTTCTTCGGATTTGTGGGGCGGGTCTCCTGCGGGAACAAAAACAATTTGATCCAATCCCAAACGCTGACGGACCTGTTCCGCAACCACCAGATGGCATTGATGGACAGGATTAAATGTGCCCCCGAATAACCCGATCTGCATTCCCGAGAATTTTTTCACTCCCCAAATGAAAGGCTAGCCGCGAACCTGTCCGTTTCCAAGAACAATGAACTTTAAGGAGGTCAGCTCTTCTAACCCCATTGGGCCCCTGGCATGGATTCGGGTGGTACTGATGCCAATCTCTGCGCCCAGCCCAAACTGATACCCGTCACTTAACCGGGTCGACGCATTTACAAAAACCGCTGAGGCATCCACCCTCCGGAGAAATGCCATGGCCCGGGCATAATCCTGGGTCACAATGGCCTCGGAGTGATGGGAGCCGTAGGTTTCCATATGAGTGATGGCAGTGTCCATATCCTTCACGACCTTCACGGCAAGGATGTTCGATAAATATTCAGTACCCCAATCCTCCTCCGTGGCTTGATGAATCCCCGCTACAATCGCCTGGGTTTTGGGGCACCCCCGGATTTCAACCCCCGCTTTCTGAAATTCGGAAATCATCGGGGGAAGGAAAGCAGACGCCACACCTTCGTGTACCAACAATGTTTCCATGGCATTACAGGTTGCGGGGCGCTGGACCTTGGCGTTGAAGGAAATCTTTTTTGCCATTTCTATATCCGCATGTTCATCAATATAGGTGTGACAAACCCCCTTATCATGCTTAATGACCGGAATAGTGGAATGCTCACTCACAAACTGGATTAACCCTTCACCGCCCCGCGGAATAATTAAATCAATAGTCCGGTCCTGCTTCAGCAAATGCAACACCGCTTCACGATCCGGTGTTTGGATAAATCCGATGGAATCAGGGGGTAACCCTGCCTGAACGCCTGCCTGAATGAGAAGCTCCGCAATTTTGCGATTGGAATGAATGGCTTCCGAACCGCCCCTTAACACCACCGCATTGCCTGATTTGAGACAAAGACTGGCGGCATCCGCAGTCACATTGGGCCTGGATTCATAAATAATCCCGATCACACCAATAGGCACACGCATTTTTCCCACCTCCATTCCGTTGGGGCGTCTCCACATCCGAACCACTTCCCCAACAGGATCCGGAAGTGCTGAAACCTCAAGAAGTCCCTTTGCCATGTCGTGTATTCTTTTTGGGTTTAGTGTGAGCCGTTCAAAAAGGGCTGGAGCTAACCCCTGGCTTTTTGCGTTCTCCAAATCCTTTTGATTTTCCGAAATAAGACTTTTCTCTTCAGAGACCAACGCATCGGCCATTGCCCTCAAAGCATTGTTTTTGATTTCAGAGGAAAGCACAGCCAAATGTCTTGAGGCTTCGCGGGCCTTTTGGGCCTGCTGACTCACATGCCCTTTTATGTCCATGGTTCCCCTCTTTTAAAAACGCTCATCCAACCCAACCGATCCATTTAGGGGTTCAAGAGAGCCAAATTGTCCCGATGAATGACCTCATCAAAATCTTTGTAGCCTAAAATATTCTCAATATCGGTGGATTTACAACCCTTAATTTTATCGATGTCCGAAGAAGAATAATTGACCAGGCCTTTCGCAAACTCAAGCCCATCCGGATCAATACAACAGACCGGGTCCCCAACCCCAAATTTTCCATTAATCCTTAAAATCCCGGAGGACAGGAGGCTTTTTCCCCCTTTTAAAAGGGCATGGGCTGCCCCTTCATCCAAAAATAATTTTCCCTTTACCCGAAGGGTATGGGCGATCCAGTTTTTCCGACTGGGTTTCCGTCCCCCTTTGGGAAGAATGAGGGTTCCCACTTCCTCCCCTTGAAACACCCGCTCTAAAATATTTTCACTTTTTCCATTGATGATCAGTGTGGCCACCCCAAAACCTGAAACCTTTTTGGCGGTTTGCAGTTTGGATTGCATTCCCCCGGTTCCCTCCTTGGAAGTCCGTCCGGAAGCCAGCCGCTCAATCTGGGGAGTCATCTCCGTCACCACTGGCACCCGCGTGGCCGAAGGGTTGGTTCCGGGGTCGGATGTAAAAAGGCCGTCCACATCAGATAAAATCAACAACAGCTGGGCATCCACTAAATGGGTCACCAGTCCTGCCAGCGCATCATTATCTCCGAAGCGAATCTCTTCAATCGCCACCGTATCGTTCTCATTGACGATAGGGATGATCCCGTGCTCAAGAAGAACGGTTAAGGTATTACGGGAATTTAAAAAACGCCTTCGATTGGACAGATCTTCCTGAGTCAAAAGAATCTGAGCGACCCGTTCCCCAAAAAAACTAAAACTTTTCTCATAACTCCACATCAGGCGGCTTTGTCCCGCTGCCGCTGCAGCTTGTTTTAAGGGAATGCTTTTCAACGATTCCTTTTTTCCCAAAATCTTCATCCCCGAGGATATGGCCCCTGAGGAAACCACAATGATCTCTTTACCCTTCTTTTTAATATCCGACATTTGAGAAGCCAGATGCTCAATCCGGGAATGATCAAGACCGGTTTCACGGGAAGAAACCGTACTGCTTCCGATCTTAATGATGATCCGTTTGGCCTGCTCCAGCAGCTCAGACCGGGAAGGAAAGTTTTTCTCTAATTTGGGATCCATTCTCTTTATCCAACTCATCGGAAGAGGCTTGAAGAATACTAATCTGCCGCCCCACAAAATTCAATAGCTCCCTCATGCCCTCTTGGGTGGGGGCGGATACCGCAAAAAACTGAAACCCCTGTGCCCGGCAA
Above is a genomic segment from Nitrospiria bacterium containing:
- a CDS encoding glutamate-5-semialdehyde dehydrogenase, which produces MDIKGHVSQQAQKAREASRHLAVLSSEIKNNALRAMADALVSEEKSLISENQKDLENAKSQGLAPALFERLTLNPKRIHDMAKGLLEVSALPDPVGEVVRMWRRPNGMEVGKMRVPIGVIGIIYESRPNVTADAASLCLKSGNAVVLRGGSEAIHSNRKIAELLIQAGVQAGLPPDSIGFIQTPDREAVLHLLKQDRTIDLIIPRGGEGLIQFVSEHSTIPVIKHDKGVCHTYIDEHADIEMAKKISFNAKVQRPATCNAMETLLVHEGVASAFLPPMISEFQKAGVEIRGCPKTQAIVAGIHQATEEDWGTEYLSNILAVKVVKDMDTAITHMETYGSHHSEAIVTQDYARAMAFLRRVDASAVFVNASTRLSDGYQFGLGAEIGISTTRIHARGPMGLEELTSLKFIVLGNGQVRG
- the nadD gene encoding nicotinate-nucleotide adenylyltransferase codes for the protein MKKFSGMQIGLFGGTFNPVHQCHLVVAEQVRQRLGLDQIVFVPAGDPPHKSEETILDSKHRLEMIRLAIQPFREFSVSEVEVKRPGKSYAVDTLEKLTASDYDGDHLFFMLGLDAFLEIGTWKNPEKLFSLCHFIVLSRKGFKFKDVIQVPLIPQVPEETLHQLDLQKMTQVDIPLSSGKQVHLLYVPHCEASSTQIRILLSRGKQTKNLLPHSVESYIIKNKLYQPLEAKP
- the proB gene encoding glutamate 5-kinase gives rise to the protein MDPKLEKNFPSRSELLEQAKRIIIKIGSSTVSSRETGLDHSRIEHLASQMSDIKKKGKEIIVVSSGAISSGMKILGKKESLKSIPLKQAAAAAGQSRLMWSYEKSFSFFGERVAQILLTQEDLSNRRRFLNSRNTLTVLLEHGIIPIVNENDTVAIEEIRFGDNDALAGLVTHLVDAQLLLILSDVDGLFTSDPGTNPSATRVPVVTEMTPQIERLASGRTSKEGTGGMQSKLQTAKKVSGFGVATLIINGKSENILERVFQGEEVGTLILPKGGRKPSRKNWIAHTLRVKGKLFLDEGAAHALLKGGKSLLSSGILRINGKFGVGDPVCCIDPDGLEFAKGLVNYSSSDIDKIKGCKSTDIENILGYKDFDEVIHRDNLALLNP